From a region of the Colias croceus chromosome 14, ilColCroc2.1 genome:
- the LOC123697328 gene encoding uncharacterized protein LOC123697328 yields the protein MVFEIPELGRCCFCMPLRRGIATYGYVNIVWSAIMILLLAHYNPFLEFAFLYSNLLLNVGWEASIALYSIDIVVSLVLVVGAHLKHVKLLKAYICYVLFSLLVLLILNLAEFYKTNYILMEISSLIGFIISACIHSYTLILVQSLIKKIETATPADGYQNQLNQFVTLEDGEINVKENDSVAIPVET from the exons ATGGTTTTTGAAATTCCTGAGCTTGGAAGATGTTGCTTTTGCATGCCTTTACGGAGGGGTATTGCTACCTATGGATATGTGAATATC gtgTGGTCAGCTATTATGATACTATTGCTCGCACATTACAATCCCTTCTTGGAGTTTGCGTTCTTATATTCAAATTTACTTTTGAATGTAGGATGGGAGGCGTCGATAGCACTCTACAGTATTGACATTGTTGTAAGCCTTGTGCTAGTAGTTGGTGCGCATTTG AAACACGTAAAATTGCTGAAAGCGTACATTTGCTACGTATTGTTTTCTTTACTTGTGTTGTTAATCTTAAACCTGGCCGAATTCTACAAGACGAATTATATTCTAATGGAGATTTCAAGTTTAATAGGATTCATTATCAGTGCAT GCATTCACAGCTACACATTGATATTAGTGCAGagtttaataaagaaaatcgaaACAGCAACACCGGCAGATGGCTACCAGAATCAGCTGAATCAATTTGTGACTCTGGAAGACGGTGAAATTAACGTGAAAGAAAATGACAGTGTTGCTATACCTGTAGAaacttaa
- the LOC123697457 gene encoding uncharacterized protein LOC123697457, protein MISLIVYEIMWITLKFLHVWAVLATMFSICCKKPRLLQVAFYIILPNWMLDILNMVSSKFFLNPIFQVIFLVDICYDGYNLMAINSLYKQMSRKSRIVPGDDLNNQDNSPETPTTTVTPFAETTLYQCVTCYNSVPLEHRSDVVNIPQVNIPIETPEDTNNDAADNTQENNEEKILNFKDGPIIFNQEQLEGEHS, encoded by the exons ATGATATCTCTCATCGTGTACGAGATCATGTGGATCACTCTGAAGTTCCTGCACGTTTGGGCAGTGCTTGCTACTATGTTTTCAATATGTTGT aaaaagCCTCGATTGTTGCAAGTGGCGTTCTATATAATCCTCCCCAACTGGATGTTAGATATTCTTAATATGGTCTCTTCCAAGTTCTTCCTCAATCCAATCTTTCAAGTAATCTTCTTGGTAgatatat GCTACGACGGCTACAACCTCATGGCAATTAACAGTCTCTACAAGCAAATGTCGCGAAAATCAAGGATCGTACCAGGCGATGATCTCAACAATCAAGACAACAGTCCAGAAACTCCGACCACAACAGTCACACCGTTCGCAGAAACAACACTTTATCAATGTGTGACTTGCTACAATTCCGTTCCCCTTGAACATAGATCTGATGTAGTAAATATACCACAAGTGAATATACCAATAGAAACACCTGAAGACACTAATAATGATGCTGCAGACAATACGCAAGAAAACAACGAAGAGAAGATTTTGAATTTCAAAGATGGccctattatttttaaccagGAACAACTTGAAGGTGAACATTCTTAA
- the LOC123697598 gene encoding uncharacterized protein LOC123697598, with the protein MAGTLIGDRRPTNGKLQTAEATSAVATRVDVTRRIMCLNIEVILPTVRKFLLLYPLRNGCLLIFVWTLFQLRTSFDVILFSTALLESLIGKPFPLGTLFIQGKSPGDNTYSVYYSYIVLIINESLLLVYTIHLGIGVCQEIPYLLKQYLICRSITWFTEMLFLSILCSVHKSLIGWYLGILIFVVLEFYAFVVVYSFYSTLVDDCNMDK; encoded by the exons ATGGCAGGAACCCTCATAGGTGATAGGAGGCCC ACGAACGGCAAGTTGCAAACAGCAGAGGCTACTTCAGCCGTCGCCACACGCGTCGACGTCACTCGTCGCA TTATGTGTCTTAATATAGAAGTAATCTTGCCGACAGTGAGAAAGTTCTTATTATTGTACCCTTTACGAAATGGATGTTTACTTATATTTGTGTGGACGTtg tttcagCTTAGAACAAGTTTCGACGTCATTCTATTCTCAACAGCCTTGCTAGAGTCTCTTATTGGAAAGCCTTTTCCTCTCGGCACCTTATTTATTCAAGGAAAGTCACCTGGAGACAATACATACTCAGTATACTATTCGTATATAGTGCTAATTATTAACGAATCTTTGCTACTTGTGTACACAATTCATTTGGGTATTGGAGTATGTCAG GAAATCCCATACTTATTGAAACAATATCTAATATGTCGCTCTATAACATGGTTTACGGAAATGTTGTTTCTCTCAATACTTTGTAGTGTACACAAATCGCTTATCGGATGGTATTTgggtattttaatatttgtcg TTTTAGAGTTCTATGCGTTTGTTGTGGTGTATAGTTTTTACAGCACCCTAGTGGATGATTGTAATatggataaataa